Proteins from a single region of Takifugu rubripes chromosome 4, fTakRub1.2, whole genome shotgun sequence:
- the bean1 gene encoding protein BEAN1 has protein sequence MLMKLICSVSSNQSHGEYPDCRSERESGGEASLLVSPLVVAGIVIGLVLFLSCITIIVGSLRKDSRLRNPHFRASYGLDGLSYGGSVGELRSTCLEDFPPGLDFDSYRETLSQVNSLYPDSPPRYDECVGPGSTQIYLPTDDPPPYSLLDPCQRGSEEEEQPDDSLDGPAYCGGSSEGAAWFSPSHYPLGLQRQEQQHIASISFPQEAAPSYESVLAQQGQPLPLMPCDLYKHQSERRDDGNSPLPGLNHILQDN, from the exons ATGCTGATGAAATTGATCTGCTCAG TGAGCTCCAACCAGAGCCATGGGGAGTACCCAGACTGCCGGAGTGAGAGGGAGTCAGGGGGGGAGGCGTCGCTGCTGGTGTCTCCGCTGGTGGTGGCGGGGATTGTTATAGGTCtggtcctcttcctctcctgcatcACCATCATTGTCGGCAGCTTGCGCAAAGACAGCCGCCTCCGAAACCCACACTTCAGAGCCAGCTACG GTCTGGATGGTTTATCTTATGGAGGCTCAGTAGGAGAACTGAGGTCTACCTGCTTGGAAGACTTTCCTCCTGGTTTAGATTTCGATTCATACAGGGAGACGCTGTCACAGGTCAACAGCCTGTACCCTGACTCGCCCCCACG TTACGATGAGTGTGTTGGCCCAGGGTCCACTCAGATCTACCTTCCTACCGATGACCCACCTCCCTACTCCCTACTGGACCCCTGTCAAAGagggtcagaggaagaggagcagccagACGACAGCCTTGATGGTCCGGCGTACTGCGGCGGCAGCTCCGAGGGTGCCGCCTGGTTCTCCCCCTCCCACTACCCGCTGGGACTGCAGCGGCAGGAGCAGCAACACATCGCATCCATCTCCTTCCCACAGGAGGCAGCGCCGTCGTACGAGTCGGTGCTGGCCCAGCAGGGACAGCCGCTCCCTCTGATGCCATGTGACCTTTATAAACACCAATCAGAGAGGCGGGACGATGGCAACTCCCCGCTGCCGGGGCTGAACCACATCTTGCAGGAcaattaa